A genomic region of Salinibacter pepae contains the following coding sequences:
- a CDS encoding zinc-dependent alcohol dehydrogenase family protein, translating into MKALVYDEFDAPLTLRTVSRPPPAPRGVVLEVLACGVCRSDWHGWKGHDPMITPPNVPGHEVVGIVTAVGDRVEEWSGGERVTVPFVGGCGTCEQCRAGQHQVCPDQFQPGFSGPGAFAEFVAIDYADENLVRLPGSIDAVTGASLGCRFATAFRAVVDQGAVRSGEWVAVHGCGGVGLSAVMIARAAGARVVAVDIADPALALADEVGARRTINADDTEDVAAAVREATQGGAHLSLDALGSPDTCRNSVANLRTHGRHVQVGLLVDEHARTAIPFDRVVADELEVRGAHGLQAHRYPALFNMIETGRLHPRQLVRQTISLPEAADRLRQMGTFAGTGIAVIDDFGGGRTQAEV; encoded by the coding sequence ATGAAGGCCCTCGTCTACGACGAATTTGACGCGCCCCTGACGCTCCGGACGGTTTCACGGCCCCCCCCTGCGCCGCGGGGCGTCGTGCTGGAGGTGCTTGCGTGTGGGGTGTGCCGGAGCGACTGGCACGGCTGGAAGGGACACGACCCGATGATCACCCCGCCGAACGTGCCGGGGCACGAGGTCGTGGGAATCGTGACGGCGGTCGGGGACCGTGTGGAGGAGTGGTCTGGGGGGGAGCGCGTAACGGTGCCGTTCGTGGGCGGCTGTGGCACCTGCGAGCAATGCCGGGCCGGGCAACACCAGGTGTGCCCGGACCAGTTTCAGCCCGGGTTTTCCGGCCCGGGCGCCTTCGCGGAATTTGTGGCCATCGACTACGCCGACGAGAACCTGGTCCGCCTTCCGGGGTCGATCGACGCGGTCACCGGGGCGAGCCTCGGCTGCCGCTTCGCCACCGCCTTCCGGGCCGTGGTCGACCAGGGAGCGGTGCGCAGCGGCGAGTGGGTGGCCGTCCACGGGTGCGGCGGCGTGGGCCTGTCGGCCGTCATGATTGCCCGGGCCGCCGGCGCCCGGGTCGTCGCGGTGGACATTGCCGATCCGGCCCTCGCGCTCGCCGACGAGGTGGGGGCCCGCCGCACGATCAACGCCGACGACACCGAGGACGTGGCCGCCGCCGTCCGCGAGGCCACCCAGGGCGGCGCCCACCTCTCCCTCGACGCCCTGGGCAGCCCGGACACGTGCCGCAACTCCGTGGCGAACCTGCGGACGCACGGGCGACACGTCCAGGTCGGCCTCCTGGTGGACGAGCACGCACGCACCGCCATTCCCTTCGACCGCGTGGTGGCCGACGAGCTGGAGGTGCGCGGCGCACACGGCCTGCAGGCCCACCGCTATCCGGCCCTCTTCAACATGATCGAGACGGGCCGCCTCCATCCCCGTCAGCTCGTCCGGCAGACGATCTCGCTTCCGGAGGCGGCCGATCGCCTGCGGCAGATGGGCACCTTCGCCGGCACGGGCATCGCCGTGATTGATGACTTCGGGGGAGGCAGGACGCAGGCAGAGGTGTGA
- a CDS encoding uS10/mL48 family ribosomal protein, which produces MTDSPVYSAQDAPNSAEAEGATYLKTCSRCGQLVRMARSEDGTWRSLEPAAEGASSQHPHECGSVPRISQDWSLQDLTHPLTCRLDCWWCGEEVYLHTDGSGPFTLFDNLSWPWPTHDCWHQQRDERDRALLKLESDLRAGGYQGQGRLVNLAPSSIPDAIPPKGRKNPPVLQIRLSSTDHQMVDRAVRQITQFVSDRQPRAPVAVPLPVGKKAAADERQGRTNGPPSRDESFSQHIHHRAIEMWTAGPKLVAQLGQVQLPEAVDVTVRQAKS; this is translated from the coding sequence ATGACCGACTCGCCTGTGTACTCCGCTCAAGACGCTCCCAACTCCGCCGAGGCGGAGGGGGCGACGTACCTCAAAACGTGCAGCCGGTGTGGGCAGCTGGTGCGGATGGCCCGGTCCGAGGATGGGACCTGGCGCTCTCTGGAGCCGGCGGCAGAGGGGGCCTCGTCCCAGCACCCCCACGAATGCGGGTCCGTCCCCAGGATCAGTCAGGACTGGAGCCTTCAGGACCTGACTCACCCACTCACCTGCCGGCTCGACTGCTGGTGGTGCGGGGAGGAGGTGTACCTACACACCGACGGCAGCGGCCCCTTCACGCTCTTCGACAACCTGAGCTGGCCGTGGCCGACCCACGACTGCTGGCATCAGCAGCGTGACGAGCGAGACCGGGCCCTCCTGAAGCTCGAAAGCGATCTTCGGGCCGGTGGGTACCAGGGGCAGGGCCGCCTGGTCAACCTCGCGCCCTCCTCCATTCCGGACGCAATTCCCCCGAAGGGCCGCAAGAACCCGCCGGTGCTTCAGATTCGCCTCTCGAGCACGGATCACCAGATGGTGGACCGGGCCGTCCGGCAGATCACCCAGTTCGTATCCGACCGCCAGCCCCGGGCGCCGGTCGCGGTGCCCCTTCCGGTCGGCAAGAAAGCCGCCGCGGACGAGCGCCAGGGCAGGACAAACGGACCGCCGAGCCGTGACGAGTCCTTCAGCCAGCACATCCACCACCGCGCGATTGAGATGTGGACGGCAGGGCCCAAGCTGGTCGCCCAGCTCGGCCAGGTGCAGCTGCCGGAGGCCGTAGACGTCACCGTCCGGCAGGCCAAAAGTTGA
- a CDS encoding 3'-5' exonuclease, with product MNVFLDTETTGSGPQDAVIELGVVAAQGEVLIHTLVAPLAPVTRGARRVHGITDEELAEAPPFSTVADRLDTVLADAGCVWTFGPTYDRRMLLQTAALAECPETHRRIQDSTWQDLQPDATRVLGDAERVALTDAATRLDVSIPTEGHHHRALYDAKLARRVWTSVRRPASG from the coding sequence ATGAACGTTTTTCTCGATACAGAGACCACCGGCTCGGGGCCCCAGGATGCCGTGATCGAGCTTGGCGTCGTCGCGGCCCAGGGAGAGGTGCTCATTCACACCCTCGTGGCGCCCCTGGCGCCGGTGACCCGTGGGGCCCGGCGGGTGCACGGCATCACGGATGAGGAGCTGGCGGAGGCGCCCCCGTTCTCGACGGTTGCCGACCGGCTGGACACGGTCCTAGCCGACGCCGGGTGCGTATGGACCTTCGGGCCCACCTACGACCGGCGGATGCTGCTTCAGACCGCTGCCCTGGCCGAGTGCCCCGAAACCCACCGCCGGATTCAGGACAGCACGTGGCAGGATCTGCAGCCCGACGCCACCCGCGTCCTCGGAGACGCGGAACGGGTCGCGCTCACCGACGCGGCGACGCGCCTGGACGTATCAATTCCGACGGAGGGGCATCACCACCGCGCCCTCTACGACGCCAAACTTGCACGCCGGGTGTGGACGAGCGTCCGCCGCCCCGCCTCTGGTTGA